From Candidatus Poribacteria bacterium, a single genomic window includes:
- the csm3 gene encoding type III-A CRISPR-associated RAMP protein Csm3, translating into MSNIQLQGKIFLQGTINALTGLHIGGNSGELDIGGIDNPVIRNAFNRQPYIPGSSLRGKMRGLLDRHFGKSLDKRVGRDVRVHECRTPSDYNDCPVCQVFGVAPIRQLAGKTMPTRLIVRDTFLTPQSLKALDRADTDTDFTEIKTEVAIDRITSAATPRQQERVPAGTTFGPFQIVHSLYTQDKNDKSKQLQDELMFFDTVLKGMELLEDDYLGGAGSRGSGQIKFENLKMTFKSRECYGNVAVAPITIDTDPNIAALRQANYTKQILQTLSNQ; encoded by the coding sequence ATGTCAAATATACAACTACAAGGTAAAATTTTTCTACAAGGCACGATTAACGCCCTCACCGGTCTCCATATCGGCGGAAATTCTGGTGAGTTGGATATCGGAGGTATCGATAATCCCGTAATACGCAATGCCTTCAACCGCCAACCCTACATACCTGGGTCGTCTCTACGCGGTAAAATGCGCGGTTTGCTCGACCGACACTTCGGTAAATCACTTGATAAGCGAGTTGGAAGAGATGTGCGCGTTCACGAATGTCGAACACCATCAGACTACAATGACTGTCCAGTTTGTCAAGTCTTTGGGGTCGCACCTATACGGCAATTAGCTGGAAAGACAATGCCGACGCGACTCATCGTCCGCGATACCTTTTTAACCCCACAATCTTTAAAGGCACTTGATAGAGCTGACACGGATACCGATTTTACCGAAATCAAGACAGAAGTCGCTATTGACCGGATTACCTCTGCGGCGACACCTCGACAACAAGAGCGCGTTCCCGCTGGAACAACTTTTGGACCCTTTCAGATAGTCCACAGCCTCTATACACAAGACAAAAATGATAAAAGCAAGCAACTTCAAGACGAACTTATGTTTTTCGACACCGTCCTTAAAGGCATGGAGCTCTTAGAAGATGATTACCTCGGTGGCGCAGGGTCCCGCGGTTCCGGGCAGATTAAATTTGAAAACCTAAAGATGACCTTTAAATCCCGCGAATGTTATGGGAATGTAGCGGTTGCTCCCATCACTATTGATACGGATCCGAATATTGCAGCCTTACGTCAAGCTAATTATACCAAACAAATTCTACAGACTCTCTCCAATCAATAA
- the csm2 gene encoding type III-A CRISPR-associated protein Csm2 yields MGNYRDRNQRDPRRQQGYTLPENVIEEGGNALVTAAKDLGNRLQRRRLKTSQIRKVYGTVKKIQMSDEFRQNDLIMLKPKLAYAAARNNEVADLRDALTQAIDKVGGDPQRFKNFVDFFEATLAYHKAAGGQD; encoded by the coding sequence ATGGGAAACTATCGTGATAGGAATCAAAGAGATCCACGTCGTCAACAAGGTTACACACTCCCAGAGAATGTGATTGAAGAGGGAGGCAACGCTCTTGTGACTGCAGCTAAGGATTTAGGAAATAGACTCCAAAGGCGACGACTTAAGACCTCACAAATCAGAAAAGTTTATGGAACTGTGAAGAAAATCCAGATGAGCGACGAATTTCGCCAGAATGACCTCATCATGCTGAAACCCAAATTGGCGTATGCAGCAGCGCGAAACAACGAAGTGGCCGATCTGAGAGACGCTCTAACCCAAGCCATTGATAAGGTTGGCGGTGATCCACAGCGGTTCAAAAATTTCGTCGATTTCTTTGAAGCGACACTCGCATACCACAAAGCCGCTGGTGGACAGGACTAA